A single region of the Aquarana catesbeiana isolate 2022-GZ linkage group LG07, ASM4218655v1, whole genome shotgun sequence genome encodes:
- the LOC141102895 gene encoding G-protein coupled receptor family C group 5 member D-like produces the protein MSCIYDDYRFLCSAEDAWGIVLETLAAVGIVFSSALLLALLIIVPRICGNAKRAIVPIQFIFLLGTLGIFGLTFAFIVKLNRQTCVTRFFLFGVLFAICFSCLLVHAIKLLRMVRGGLSMSWWLMLLTITALSLVQIIIAILYVALYLARNMSECDFNTADENARNLDFVLILIYVFLLMAITFLVSMISMCGSCKYLKRHCAHIYVTIFFSIGIWVTWIVMLLRGNKSLDKSNQWDDPVRAIALVANGWVFLIFYMVPELCLMTTHQSGCDQTKNQSQPHHLRQIVGVNNQVFTQEDSSQGNETSLC, from the coding sequence ATGTCCTGTATTTATGATGACTACAGATTTTTATGTAGTGCAGAAGATGCATGGGGCATCGTTTTAGAAACTTTGGCTGCTGTTGGGATTGTGTTTTCAAGTGCTTTATTGTTGGCACTTCTGATTATtgtccctcggatttgtggtaATGCCAAAAGGGCAATTGTTCCTATTCAATTCATCTTCCTTCTGGGCACACTTGGAATCTTTGGCCTTACATTTGCCTTCATCGTTAAATTGAATCGACAGACCTGTGTAacacgtttttttctttttggagtcCTGTTTGCCATCTGCTTTTCATGCCTCTTGGTTCATGCCATCAAGCTACtaagaatggtcagaggtggactGAGTATGTCATGGTGGCTGATGCTACTTACAATCACTGCCCTATCCCTCGTGCAAATAATAATAGCCATTTTGTATGTTGCACTTTACCTGGCAAGGAATATGTCAGAATGTGATTTTAACACAGCCGATGAAAATGCACGTAACCTTGATTTTGTGCTCATACTGATATATGTTTTTTTGCTTATGGCCATTACTTTTCTAGTCTCAATGATTAGTATGTGTGGATCTTGCAAATATTTGAAGAGACATTGCGCACATATTTATGTAAccatatttttctctattggcatTTGGGTAACATGGATTGTTATGTTGCTCAGAGGTAACAAATCCCTAGATAAAAGTAATCAGTGGGATGACCCAGTGAGAGCCATTGCTTTGGTGGCCAATGGTTGGGTTTTCCTTATATTTTACATGGTTCCAGAACTTTGCTTGATGACAACACACCAGTCAGGTTGTGACCAAACAAAAAATCAGTCTCAACCACATCATCTTCGACAAATCGTGGGAGTAAACAATCAAGTTTTTACACAAGAAGATTCCTCCCAAGGTAATGAAACCTCATTATGTTGA